The sequence ACAGCCGTCTCGGCTGTCCTGTGGCAGACAAGATGCCTGCCCAACAAAACTGGATTTTATAAAACCCAGATTCCTCAGCACCCACGATGCGCACAACGATGCCCCACGACCAGGGAACATTTTGGAGCGCTTGGCTTCGTGATCAGCAGGGGGCGATCGCGGTTCAGGCCATCGCGTCGCTTCCGGAATGTCTGGTTGCTGATCGGTAGACTGATACCGGAAAACCAGACCCTTTGCAGTGCCACGAGGTTCTTTATCATGCCTGACTTTCAATCTCCGCTCCGTCATGGGCGATCGCTGCGCTGGCTGGGGCTATTGCTCGCCACCTGTTTTAGCGTGGTGAGCCTCTCCCTGGGGTCAGCGAGTGCGCAAGACAATCCCCTTGAGGCGGGGAGTGATACGGCCTTCTGCGTGGCCAACACCGAGCCGCTAGCCGAGCCAGTGCAGGGACGCAGCTACGGCGACCCCCATATCAATACCTACGATGGACTGCACTACAGCTTTCAGCTCGTGGGCGAATTCATCTTGACCAAAGCTGAAGACGCAGGCTTTGAAGTGCAGGCGCGGCAGAAAGCGGTGGCTGGCAGAAATGGGGTGTCCCTGAATTCAGCCGTCGCCATGCGCGTGTGCGGCCATCGGGTGGCGATTTATGCCCAAGATATTCCCGACGGCAGCTCGACCCCCGTGTGGATTGATGGCATTCCGACCCCGCTGGCGGTGGACGCATTGCCCTTACCGGGGGGCGGTGAGATTCAGCGCAGCGGCAACGACAATTACGCCATTATTTGGCCCAGTGGCGATCAGGTCATCATTCGCTCCATTCGCGCTGGGGGCGACACCTTCCTCAATATCATGCCGACCTTACGCCGCGACCAACCTGAGGATTGGAGTGGCTTATTGGGTAATTTCAACGGCTCAACAGACGATGATTTGATGGGCCGCGACGGCTCCATTGTGCCGGCTCAGTCCACCTACAGTCTGGCGACCAATGCTCTGGATCGGGCGCTGCCAGCCGTGATCCCTGTCCGCACGATTGAAGATACCTACTTCGATACGCTGTATCGTCAGTTCGGTGATAGCTGGCGCATTCGACAGTCCGAATCGTTGTTCGACTATCCCCTGGGACAATCGACCGCCAACTTCACGGATACCGCCTTTCCCAGACAGTTGGTGACGTTAAATGGCGTGGCCCCGGCGCGCATTGATGCGGCGCTGACCACTTGCCAGGAAGCTGGGGTTGACGAAGCGCTGTTGGATGGTTGCGTCTTTGACGTCGCAGCCACTGGGGATGACATGTTTGCCAATGCGGCAGCAAATGCGATCGCCAACGCGGTCGTCCAAGAGCTTACCGATCGCGTCATCGATGAAGTCCTGGATAGCCTGCCGATTCCCCGATTCCCCTTCTAGACAAACCGAGCCGAGCCATGCTCAACGTCTCTTGAGCGAAGCCTCACAGCGCGATCGCGCTGTGAGGCCCATGGAAAAACAGATTTTATTGGCTCCAATGATCGCAGCTCTTCCCCTTGGGCGTGGCCATGCATGTTTGAGCCCGAATTTCGTCGCCCCATTGCGCATGATGCCGTGGGGCGACAACCGAGCTTTACTTCCGACGAATGGCGGCCCCGTGAATGTCACTGCGCTCAGCGCCTGTATACTCATGGCCACCGGGGGCGCTCAGGGGCGCATTGTCAATAGTGTTCGTGGTCCGCAGTACGCCTGCCAGACGCCCTGTAGCCCCATCCTCCAGCAGTTCGATAATGCCGACACCGGGGCAACTGCCCTGGGCCGAATGGGTTACCGACACGGGTACAGGCCCCCGCAGCGCCACCACCAGGTACTTGCCATCAGGAGTGGCTTCCATCAGGTCGGGGGCGGGGTCATTACCGGGTAGCGCCTCGTCATCTACGACTGAAGCGGCAGCACAGGCTCCCACGCCGTGGCCCTGGCCATCCGCAGAGATCAGGTCATAGGTGGTGTGGGCCAGGGTGGCGGTGTTAAACACCTCAACATTGTTTTGAATGCGATCGACGGTATGAATGTAATCGCCAGACGGGGTGATCGCCATGCCGTGAGAGTCGCGACGGCTCGTGCTGCCCGGCAGTTGGCCCGTGGCGTTAGCGGCCTCGCCCGCCAAATTGCCGATGGTGGCGGTATTGGTCATGTCTTTGAAGATCATCCTCGGCGCAGGCGTATTTGGCGCATTCGACGTGCTGCCAAACAGCGAGTCATCCAGACTAAAGAGGGTGAAGGTCGATTGATCGGCCCCGGCATCAGAGGCAGAAACCCCCGCATTGAGCCACATGTCGTCGCCCGTTTGCACGCCACCGCAGCCAGCGCCATTGACCACCTGATTGTCATACTCGCCCACGATCGCCATCGGGGTCACTGTGGTATCGACCACTAATAGTCCACCCCCACCAAAGGTGACATAGGCATTGTCCCCTTTGGAAACGATCGGGCAAATGATGACGTTATTCGCCCGTCCGCCGAGGTCACTCTCGGGGCCATTCTCACAGCCATTTTCTTTGCAAAAACCTTGAGGCGTCAGGTCGCCAAAGGCTACATCCAGGTCATAGCTGCCCGCGACCTGCCCCACCATCGGGTTGCCGTGGCTATTGTCTCCCAGATAGACCTTGGCCCCATCATCAATGGTCATGGCTTTGCCGACCCCGAGGGCAGCGGACTGGTTGAAGGTGGCATCAATAATGTCGCCTTCAGCGTTACGGGTAATGTCGATCCGCTCCAGCACCTTGCCATTCAGGTTGGCAACCAGTAAGGCGCTGCCGTCGCTGTTCCAAAACGACATGTGTACCGATCGCCCCGCACTGGTGCCCGTCACCCGAAACAGCGCCACGGCCTCCTTGGTCTCGCCATCCATAATGCCGACATAGCCGCCCCCCGGAGAGAAGAGGTTGACATTCATGTAGCGATTTTGAGGGTCAGGCAGCATGCCGTGGAGGCGACCAAAATCGGTGCCGAGCTGATTGCCGGTGGCTCCTTCGGCGTCGTGTTCCATCAGCGCTGCCGGAAACACCTCGTAAATATTGCAAGGGCCGTCGCCAGGACGGTTTTGGCCATCGCAGCCTAGGGGTTCAGCAGCCTCGCCCGTCTCCAACTGCTGCTCCATATCCTGACTATCCCAAACCCAGATCCAGCTCCCTTTGACCCCGCGAGATTCCACATCAGCGACGGAGTTAGATTGATCAGAGCCCCAGATTTCATAGCCGTGATGCTCGGCAGCCGCCATCTTGAGGGTAAAGTTTCCGGCCAATAAAACCGAGGCCGCGAGAGAAGCTTTGATCATGAGGGGGAATTTTCGCATTTTCGAGTCCTTTTCCAGAGTTTTAGATAGTACAGCAAGCCATGTCCGCACTCTAGGAGCAGGAAACAAGAAAATCGTTTTAAT comes from Leptolyngbya iicbica LK and encodes:
- a CDS encoding VWD domain-containing protein, whose translation is MPDFQSPLRHGRSLRWLGLLLATCFSVVSLSLGSASAQDNPLEAGSDTAFCVANTEPLAEPVQGRSYGDPHINTYDGLHYSFQLVGEFILTKAEDAGFEVQARQKAVAGRNGVSLNSAVAMRVCGHRVAIYAQDIPDGSSTPVWIDGIPTPLAVDALPLPGGGEIQRSGNDNYAIIWPSGDQVIIRSIRAGGDTFLNIMPTLRRDQPEDWSGLLGNFNGSTDDDLMGRDGSIVPAQSTYSLATNALDRALPAVIPVRTIEDTYFDTLYRQFGDSWRIRQSESLFDYPLGQSTANFTDTAFPRQLVTLNGVAPARIDAALTTCQEAGVDEALLDGCVFDVAATGDDMFANAAANAIANAVVQELTDRVIDEVLDSLPIPRFPF